In Candidatus Eisenbacteria bacterium, the genomic window ACCGCAAGTGCTGCAATAAATAAATTTTTTGACCCCCTGTCTAAAGGCGGCCTCTAGAACAATTGAAGTGCCCCCTACATTCACTTCATGATAATAGCTGTTGGGGACGTTTAATTCGCGAAAGGCCGCCGCCAGATGGTGGACCACATCCACACCCTGGATGCTTTTCTCGACAGCCGCCGGATCGGTCACGCTGCCGATCATAACTTCCGCGCCCCATTTCTTGAGTTCATCGGTTCTAAGCCCCTCTTTATAATCCAAGGCGACCACCTGGTGTCCCTCTTCCAGAAGCCGTTTGACCAGGGCTTTACCTGTGAAGCCTGTTCCTCCGGTCACTAGGATCCGCATGGCTGTTCTCCCTTCTCCACCACACTTCCGTATCGCGTGCGATGCATCATTTGTCCCTACCCGCTTTATCATTAACCGCGAATCTTGGCTTCCAAACGATCATAAAACGCCGAGAGTTTTTTGCGGTAGGCTTCAAGACAATACTCGTCCTGAACCCTCTTTTTAGCTGCTTGGGAAAGCCTTGCCCGCAAGGCGCCATCTTCCATCAAGGCGGCCATTCCTTGGGCCATGGATTCCGGTGTCGGGGAAACCAAATAGGCGATTTCATCATCCAGGACCTGGGTGTGGGTCGGAAGACGGGTGGCCAAGACCGGTTTCCCGGAATCCAGATAGGAATATATTTTCATGGGGGTATTGTTGCCTTGAAGGCGGGGAGAGACCAGAATCCGGGCCTGATTGAACCAAGACGCCAATTCCGATAGGGGCTTCGGCCCGAGGAAGGCCACCTCTTCTCCCATCCCCATATCCTTCACCCGTTTTTGGTATGCAGCCATTTCGGATGCATGGCCACCGATGATGACGAGCTTGGCCTTTCCCATTTTGGGCAGGGCTTTTTGAAAACCTTCAATCAACAAATCGATTCCCTGGTATTTTTCGAGATTACCGACGTACATCATTACCGGTTCCTGAAACAGTCTTGGGGCGGGAGGATCCTCCTGCCACTCCTGATCTGGAAGGAGGGAAATATCCTCCAAGCGGCAGACCAGGTGCGATGGGTCGCAGGCTAAGACTTCCTCTTCCAAGGCCTTGCAGACCGCCAGGGCCCCGGCGCTCTCCTTAATCGCGGTTCTTTCACAATAGTGCATGCACGGTTTCAGAGGTTTTAATAAGGGGTATTTTTCTACAATTTGCTGGGACATGGAGGAGTCCAGGTCATAGACAAAGGGAATTCGAAAAATCTTTTTCAAAATCAGGGCTATAAAGACCGACTCTTCCACGGCATGAATGACATCAAAGTGTTTTTTCCTGATCAAATCGATGGCCTTAAACAATAATATCGGATCATAAACCAATTTCTTCCATGAGGGACCGGGTTTGACGTCTCGAATACCCGGCAATGCCGGGATCCTTGAGATAGATCCATTCGGAATCGGTACCGCCTCCCCTTCCGGATAGGTCAGGATGTGGAGGTGGTGCCCTTCGCCGGCCAGGACTTCGGCGACCAGTTTGATGGCGATGGGCGTTCCCCGTCCTTGGAAGAAGGGGCAAGGGGCCAACAATAAAATCTTCATCATGATGATTCCGGAGTGACCCTGAGAATGACGGGGGACCCCAGGAGCCCGGTCAATCCAAGTTGCCGGCAGACCGATTCCATCCGCCGCGACCCGGGTCCGCTATTCAAGG contains:
- a CDS encoding glycosyltransferase family 4 protein, with the translated sequence MMKILLLAPCPFFQGRGTPIAIKLVAEVLAGEGHHLHILTYPEGEAVPIPNGSISRIPALPGIRDVKPGPSWKKLVYDPILLFKAIDLIRKKHFDVIHAVEESVFIALILKKIFRIPFVYDLDSSMSQQIVEKYPLLKPLKPCMHYCERTAIKESAGALAVCKALEEEVLACDPSHLVCRLEDISLLPDQEWQEDPPAPRLFQEPVMMYVGNLEKYQGIDLLIEGFQKALPKMGKAKLVIIGGHASEMAAYQKRVKDMGMGEEVAFLGPKPLSELASWFNQARILVSPRLQGNNTPMKIYSYLDSGKPVLATRLPTHTQVLDDEIAYLVSPTPESMAQGMAALMEDGALRARLSQAAKKRVQDEYCLEAYRKKLSAFYDRLEAKIRG